In Archaeoglobaceae archaeon, one genomic interval encodes:
- the nuoH gene encoding NADH-quinone oxidoreductase subunit NuoH: MAMLETLLDFVKFLLSVLKANQLDIPIIKPIIGILMKIVAQIPIPYLSNLVDLILAIVLWRPLFAIAIMPGLTILMIYLLYIVWFERKLTARIQWRVGPLEVYRPLRGAIQALADGVRYLFQEAIIHRDAHRPYFVQLPILAFIPILLPIAFIPAGNVVGIKSPYAIQLTVAFISLIPITIVAIGWASNNRFAFIGSVREALMYVAYEIPFIIAVISMVFLYGSGDPYVAVEKQWIPGAILNPLAFLVFLIAMLMATSRLPFEIPEADQEIAFGPFVEYSGILFGLVMVLAYEKLYVMALLFVILFLGGWNGIYISLLGDLNAPLWLVIKTLIVISIIAMVRSMYARYRIDQALRISFSWILALSIIALLIGAGVGMLV; this comes from the coding sequence ATGGCTATGCTGGAGACATTGCTCGACTTCGTTAAATTCCTGTTAAGCGTTCTGAAAGCAAATCAGCTCGATATCCCGATAATAAAGCCGATCATAGGCATATTGATGAAAATCGTAGCCCAAATTCCGATACCATACCTAAGCAATCTGGTCGATTTAATTCTCGCAATAGTCCTCTGGCGACCGTTGTTCGCAATCGCAATTATGCCCGGGCTAACGATTCTGATGATCTATCTTCTTTACATCGTTTGGTTTGAGAGAAAACTCACCGCGAGGATTCAGTGGAGAGTTGGACCTCTGGAAGTTTACCGCCCATTAAGGGGAGCAATTCAGGCTCTTGCGGACGGTGTGAGATATCTGTTCCAGGAGGCAATAATTCACAGAGATGCTCATCGCCCTTATTTTGTGCAACTTCCAATTCTCGCCTTTATTCCGATTCTGCTTCCAATTGCCTTTATACCTGCGGGCAACGTTGTTGGAATAAAATCGCCATACGCAATCCAGCTCACAGTAGCCTTTATCTCTCTGATTCCGATAACGATAGTCGCCATTGGTTGGGCTTCAAACAACAGATTTGCCTTCATAGGCTCGGTTAGAGAGGCTCTGATGTATGTTGCCTATGAAATCCCATTCATAATTGCAGTCATCTCGATGGTCTTTCTCTATGGCAGTGGAGATCCCTATGTGGCGGTTGAGAAGCAGTGGATTCCGGGGGCAATTCTTAATCCTTTGGCATTTCTGGTGTTTCTCATAGCGATGCTGATGGCAACTTCCCGTTTACCGTTTGAGATCCCTGAGGCAGATCAGGAGATCGCCTTTGGACCATTTGTGGAGTATTCTGGTATTCTTTTTGGGCTTGTAATGGTTTTGGCTTACGAGAAGCTTTATGTAATGGCTTTGCTTTTCGTGATCTTATTCCTTGGTGGCTGGAATGGGATATACATCTCTTTGCTCGGTGATCTCAACGCCCCGCTATGGCTCGTGATAAAAACTCTCATTGTGATCTCGATAATTGCTATGGTTAGATCGATGTATGCCCGTTATAGGATTGATCAGGCTTTGCGAATTAGTTTTAGCTGGATATTGGCTCTTTCGATAATTGCCTTGCTAATTGGTGCGGGAGTGGGGATGTTGGTATGA
- a CDS encoding 4Fe-4S binding protein, whose amino-acid sequence MKVEFKAGKAEMLRNHIEVIREAIRQAITPDRVTVEYPRERRKYPTNFRGLIIFDQEKCISCFRCAHICPANAIQMTFYEKAWPGIDYTKCIFCHFCVESCPSGALKSTKIHDVAFATMNEMKLRADQMMKAPEVFREDTVTVEYLIDDEGWKLIRKPEIEELVVEAFLPPVKRKVSICTDPESCLGCRICVELCPSDAIAVDRKANKLKIDAKKCTGCGICVRNCPMRVLELKEVS is encoded by the coding sequence ATGAAGGTAGAATTTAAGGCTGGCAAAGCTGAAATGCTTCGAAATCACATCGAAGTCATTCGGGAAGCAATCAGGCAGGCTATAACGCCTGATAGAGTGACTGTTGAGTATCCAAGAGAAAGAAGAAAATATCCCACTAATTTCAGGGGGCTAATTATATTTGATCAGGAGAAATGCATAAGCTGTTTCAGATGTGCTCACATCTGCCCGGCGAATGCGATTCAAATGACCTTCTACGAAAAGGCTTGGCCGGGAATTGATTACACAAAGTGCATTTTTTGTCATTTCTGCGTTGAAAGCTGTCCGAGTGGAGCACTGAAATCAACGAAGATCCATGATGTAGCCTTTGCAACAATGAATGAAATGAAGCTGAGAGCGGATCAAATGATGAAAGCTCCTGAAGTCTTTCGAGAGGATACAGTTACTGTTGAGTATCTAATCGATGATGAAGGCTGGAAATTGATTAGAAAGCCAGAAATCGAAGAGCTGGTAGTTGAAGCATTCTTGCCACCAGTTAAAAGGAAAGTTTCAATTTGCACCGATCCAGAGAGCTGTCTTGGTTGCAGGATCTGCGTTGAACTTTGCCCAAGTGATGCGATCGCAGTAGACAGAAAGGCTAACAAGCTTAAGATCGACGCTAAGAAGTGCACTGGCTGTGGGATCTGCGTTAGAAATTGTCCCATGCGGGTGCTTGAGCTGAAAGAGGTGTCTTAA